The genomic DNA CGTCCGTGGGCGTGGACCTTTCGGATCGACGAGAAACTCAATAATCGATCGTGCAATCGAGAGACCGTCAGAAGTTGAAGTTCCTCGACCAATCTCATCGAGCACGAGCAGACTCCGGGGCGTGGCATAATTAAGAATTTGCGCGGTCTCGATCATTTCCACCGCGAACGTGCTTTCCCCAAGCGCCAGATTATCCGAGGCGCCAATGCGGGTAAAAATCCGATCAACAATACCGATCCGCGCGCTCGTCGCAGGTGCGAACGACCCGATTTGCGCCAGCAACGCAATCAGCGCGGTCTGGCGCAAGTAAACCGACTTGCCACTCATATTTGGCGCGGTCAGAAGAATGAGCTGATGCGTTGACCGATCAAGGGTAATATCGTTGGCAATAAATTTTCCCCGACCAAGGAGTGACTCTGCAACGGGATGTCGTCCACCGACAATCTGCAGGACCGCTTCTTCGGTCATCTCTGGACGGACATACTGCTGTCGCATCGCCAGCCAGGCAAAGGAAGCGAGGGTGTCGACTTCGGCGATGGCTGTCGCGACAGCTTGAATTTGGCGTAGTTGTTGCAACACCAGTGCACACAGTTGCGCAAACAGCTCCTGTTCCAACGTAATCGCATGTTCCTCTGCATGAAGGATTTGGTCTTCGTATTCTTTCAGCTCTGGAGTCACAAACCGTTCGGCATTGGCGAGAGTTTGTTTGCGTGTGTACTCTGGCGGTACCTTTGCACGGTGCGTGTTAGAGATTTCAATGTAATAGCCAAACACCCGGTTATAGGCGATCTTCAACGAGGAAATACCCGTGCGGGCACTCTCGCGAGCCTGCAGCTCAGCCAACCACTGCTTCGCGTCAGTCGCGATCGACCGTAGGCGATCAAGTTCTTGATGATAGCCATTGGCAAAGACCCCTCCCTCACGACAGTGGAGCGGCGGAACATCAACAATCGCGTGAGCTAAGGTGGATTGCAGCGTGCTCAGATCTATTGCCAGGGCCTGTTGGTGTCGCACCAGGAGTGACGATACCGTTGACCCTAAGGCGCTCTGTAATGCAGGAAGATGTGTCAGCGAATCACGCAGGGCGGCAAGATCCTTTGGTGTCGCCACCTGGCAGCTAAAACGTGCAGCTAACCGTTCGAGATCACGAAACGACGATAGCGCCGCACGGACATTCTCCAACACGTCAGGAGCGCTCACGAACTCAGCAACGGCATCATGTCGGGCTGCAATTTCCGTCAGCGAGA from Deltaproteobacteria bacterium includes the following:
- the mutS gene encoding DNA mismatch repair protein MutS, with translation MALTPLMEQYLAVKRQYADAVVLFRLGDFYEVFFDDAVQVSSLLDLTLTARDGGGGKVPMCGVPYHAVQGYLARLVKAGKKVAICEQVEDPKLAKGLVKREVTRVVTPSTFIENDADPSSPLLLGLSRVEKQWGVASLEPNTGVLLFWQEPDATLADMLSRIAPTELVTTKEFANTPVILGYRESQPTTVVTQLDNWHAGEEESVANIKAFFQLDSLRALELEPASTSAVALVLKFLQGHLQTTLPHIALPRRVHAETAMALGPVVERSLELFRPSNPDSRGKALLDVIDDTLTPMGGRSLRTWLRNPLLSLTEIAARHDAVAEFVSAPDVLENVRAALSSFRDLERLAARFSCQVATPKDLAALRDSLTHLPALQSALGSTVSSLLVRHQQALAIDLSTLQSTLAHAIVDVPPLHCREGGVFANGYHQELDRLRSIATDAKQWLAELQARESARTGISSLKIAYNRVFGYYIEISNTHRAKVPPEYTRKQTLANAERFVTPELKEYEDQILHAEEHAITLEQELFAQLCALVLQQLRQIQAVATAIAEVDTLASFAWLAMRQQYVRPEMTEEAVLQIVGGRHPVAESLLGRGKFIANDITLDRSTHQLILLTAPNMSGKSVYLRQTALIALLAQIGSFAPATSARIGIVDRIFTRIGASDNLALGESTFAVEMIETAQILNYATPRSLLVLDEIGRGTSTSDGLSIARSIIEFLVDPKGPRPRTLFASHFHELTEPHSLLPGVENFTFAVREWKGEVIFLYKVIAGAADQSYGIHVAKLAGLPRSVVERAEEILKGLEEKGVDLIRPPRRRGGTRVSADPAQLGLFSRSS